The Actinopolyspora erythraea genome has a segment encoding these proteins:
- a CDS encoding DUF397 domain-containing protein, which translates to MNDMTRTSTSAAELPGVRWRKSRHSGAIGNCVEVAALDGDQVAMRNSRDPQGTALVYTRAEIAAFVAGAKDGEFDDFIN; encoded by the coding sequence ATGAACGACATGACCCGCACCAGCACCTCAGCGGCCGAGCTGCCCGGGGTGCGGTGGCGCAAGAGCAGGCACAGCGGTGCCATCGGGAACTGCGTGGAAGTCGCCGCGCTCGACGGCGACCAGGTCGCCATGCGCAATTCCCGCGATCCCCAGGGTACCGCGCTCGTGTACACCCGTGCCGAGATAGCCGCGTTCGTGGCCGGAGCGAAGGACGGGGAGTTCGATGACTTCATCAACTGA
- a CDS encoding helix-turn-helix domain-containing protein — protein sequence MTTVDSGDPDDERVEERPKPTARRIVLGAQLRRLREAADITRAQAADEIRGSESKISRIELAKVSLKERDVRDLLKCYGVTDEQQQRPFLEMVRESKQPGWWNRYSDLMPDWFQDYVGLEESASRIQSYELQFVPGLLQIEPYAKAIASHGRPELADERVRRRVALRMQRQKLLNGPNAPRLWIVIDESVLHRPIGGLDVMRQQLDHLLEMTKRSTITLQVVPYRLSGYAAEGSFSMLRFAEPELPNLVYVEHLGGALHLDKPEEIEQYSRVFDHLTVDAETPETSRKLLHKVRAEL from the coding sequence ATGACCACCGTCGATTCCGGCGACCCGGATGACGAACGCGTCGAGGAACGTCCGAAACCGACCGCCAGGCGGATCGTGCTGGGCGCGCAGTTGCGCAGGCTGCGCGAGGCCGCCGACATCACGCGCGCGCAGGCGGCCGACGAGATTCGTGGTTCCGAGTCCAAAATCAGTCGGATCGAGCTCGCCAAGGTCAGCCTCAAGGAACGCGACGTCCGCGATCTGCTCAAGTGCTACGGCGTTACCGACGAGCAGCAGCAGCGACCGTTCCTGGAAATGGTTCGCGAGTCCAAACAGCCCGGCTGGTGGAACCGCTACAGCGATCTGATGCCCGACTGGTTCCAGGACTACGTGGGGTTGGAGGAGTCGGCCTCACGTATCCAGAGTTACGAACTGCAGTTCGTTCCGGGGCTGCTGCAGATCGAGCCCTACGCCAAGGCGATCGCCAGCCACGGCAGGCCCGAGCTGGCCGACGAGCGCGTCCGGCGCAGGGTGGCGTTGCGCATGCAGCGGCAGAAGCTGCTCAACGGCCCCAACGCTCCCCGGTTGTGGATCGTGATCGACGAGTCCGTGTTACACCGGCCCATAGGTGGGCTCGATGTGATGCGCCAGCAGCTGGACCATCTGCTGGAGATGACCAAGCGTTCGACCATCACACTCCAGGTGGTCCCCTACCGGCTCAGCGGCTACGCCGCGGAGGGGTCGTTCAGCATGTTGCGGTTCGCCGAACCGGAACTTCCGAACCTGGTCTACGTCGAACACCTCGGGGGTGCGCTGCACCTGGACAAACCGGAGGAGATCGAGCAGTACAGCAGGGTCTTCGACCATCTCACGGTGGACGCGGAAACTCCGGAGACCTCCAGGAAACTGCTGCACAAGGTGCGAGCGGAGCTCTGA
- a CDS encoding SAM-dependent methyltransferase, with protein MTAAGSPPESATPIHIDTSKASIARVYDAFLGGKDNYEVDRQVFEGVKQAAPEAADLAWDNREFLIRTIRFLASQTNVRQFLDCGSGLPTAENTHQVAQRLNPEARVVYVDNDPVVLAHGRALLEENEQTHFSPADIFEPRNVLEDPVVNAHLDFSEPIALLQVGTLHHYVGDRDPGEIMREYVEALPSGSFVVLSHFYDPEDDGYYSELARRMDDRFTHSPMGSGKFRTEKQIRGMFPGLEFVDPGLVLCCDWWPDGPRFKKQPEVSNCIVGAVGRKP; from the coding sequence ATGACCGCAGCAGGCTCCCCGCCGGAGAGCGCCACTCCGATCCACATCGACACGAGCAAGGCGAGTATCGCCAGGGTCTACGACGCTTTCCTCGGTGGCAAGGACAACTACGAGGTCGACAGGCAGGTCTTCGAGGGAGTCAAGCAGGCGGCCCCCGAAGCGGCCGATCTCGCCTGGGACAACCGTGAGTTCCTGATCCGGACCATCCGTTTCCTGGCGAGTCAGACCAACGTCAGGCAGTTCCTCGACTGCGGCTCCGGGTTACCGACCGCCGAGAACACCCACCAGGTGGCGCAACGGCTCAACCCCGAGGCGAGGGTCGTCTACGTCGACAACGACCCCGTGGTGCTCGCGCACGGGCGCGCGCTGCTGGAGGAGAACGAGCAGACCCACTTCAGCCCCGCCGACATTTTCGAGCCCCGGAACGTTCTGGAAGATCCGGTGGTCAACGCGCACCTCGACTTCTCCGAACCGATCGCGCTGCTGCAAGTGGGAACGCTGCACCACTACGTCGGTGACCGCGACCCCGGCGAGATCATGCGGGAGTACGTCGAGGCCCTGCCGTCCGGTTCGTTCGTGGTGCTGAGCCATTTCTACGACCCGGAGGACGACGGCTACTACAGCGAGCTGGCCCGGCGGATGGACGACCGCTTCACCCACAGCCCGATGGGCAGCGGGAAGTTCCGCACGGAGAAGCAGATCCGCGGCATGTTCCCGGGGCTGGAGTTCGTGGACCCGGGGCTGGTGCTGTGCTGCGACTGGTGGCCGGACGGTCCCCGGTTCAAGAAGCAGCCCGAGGTGTCCAACTGCATCGTCGGAGCCGTCGGCCGCAAGCCCTGA
- a CDS encoding thermonuclease family protein: protein MTVLGILLVLLGLGVITWSVVFALRRYERWSTTTTRRFWLGLSGGVLALLVGFVATVASTAPTRENTADNGSGTTATSTPAVASNTTATPTGPTPPPVAPDGVTRAEVAGIVDGDTVELTGRAGAGPLPEAERVEVRLLEIDAPEVAPGEQCYGDEAEARLRELLPVGGTVWVQRDEQLRDRYDRHLLYLWNADGIFVNLELVRGGFAKAVLHQPNDEHWNTISGAQPGARDAGTGLWGTCERFGAPVTTPSPSPEPEPQPEPEPEPEPEPNPDPNPNPNPRPRPDTEENDSGGYRFPPPPPDLDCSEVSAQDFRVRPGDPHRFDRDGDGIGCES from the coding sequence ATGACTGTTCTGGGGATACTGCTGGTTCTGCTCGGACTGGGCGTGATCACATGGTCGGTCGTGTTCGCCCTGCGCCGGTACGAACGGTGGAGCACGACCACCACCAGGAGGTTCTGGCTCGGGCTGAGCGGTGGTGTCCTCGCGCTGCTGGTGGGTTTCGTCGCGACGGTGGCGAGCACCGCACCCACGCGGGAGAACACCGCCGACAACGGAAGTGGCACGACGGCCACCTCCACCCCGGCGGTCGCGTCGAACACCACCGCGACCCCCACCGGCCCCACCCCTCCCCCGGTGGCTCCGGACGGCGTGACCCGGGCCGAGGTGGCCGGGATCGTCGACGGCGACACCGTGGAGCTCACCGGTCGCGCCGGGGCGGGTCCGCTGCCGGAGGCGGAGCGGGTCGAGGTGCGGCTGCTGGAGATCGACGCTCCGGAAGTGGCCCCGGGGGAGCAGTGCTACGGCGACGAGGCCGAGGCCCGGCTGCGTGAGCTGCTTCCGGTGGGCGGCACCGTCTGGGTCCAGCGCGACGAACAGCTGCGCGACCGCTACGACCGCCACCTGCTCTACCTGTGGAACGCCGACGGGATCTTCGTGAACCTGGAACTGGTGCGGGGCGGCTTCGCCAAGGCGGTGCTGCACCAGCCGAACGACGAGCACTGGAACACGATCAGCGGCGCGCAGCCGGGCGCGCGCGACGCCGGAACCGGCCTGTGGGGCACCTGCGAGCGGTTCGGCGCGCCCGTGACCACACCGAGCCCCTCCCCCGAACCGGAGCCACAGCCGGAACCGGAGCCGGAGCCGGAGCCGGAGCCGAACCCCGATCCGAACCCCAACCCGAATCCACGGCCGCGCCCCGACACCGAGGAGAACGATTCCGGGGGTTACCGGTTCCCGCCGCCACCGCCGGACCTGGACTGCTCGGAGGTCTCGGCCCAGGACTTCCGGGTGCGACCGGGCGATCCGCACCGGTTCGACCGCGACGGCGACGGGATCGGCTGCGAGAGCTAG